The proteins below are encoded in one region of Amycolatopsis acidiphila:
- a CDS encoding ANTAR domain-containing response regulator has protein sequence MTEQATEANGVATEPQRRVLVAEDEALIRLDLVEMLREEGYQVVGEAGDGEEAIKLAAELKPDLVILDVKMPKLDGIEAAAKITGDRVAPVVILTAFSQRDLVERARDAGTMAYLVKPFAKRDLVPAIELAISRFSELQALEAEVAGLTDRLETRKIIDRAKGLLMSRQGLTEPDAFRWIQRTAMDRRTTMKAVAEAVVESIGQR, from the coding sequence GTGACCGAACAGGCTACCGAGGCCAACGGTGTCGCCACCGAGCCGCAGCGTCGGGTGCTCGTCGCCGAAGACGAAGCACTCATCCGGCTTGACCTGGTCGAGATGTTGCGCGAAGAGGGTTACCAGGTGGTGGGTGAGGCAGGCGACGGCGAGGAGGCCATCAAGCTCGCCGCCGAGCTCAAGCCCGACTTGGTGATCCTGGACGTCAAGATGCCCAAGCTGGACGGCATCGAGGCGGCCGCGAAGATCACCGGCGACCGGGTCGCACCCGTTGTCATCCTCACCGCGTTCAGCCAGCGTGACCTGGTCGAACGCGCCCGCGACGCGGGCACCATGGCCTACCTGGTCAAACCCTTCGCCAAGCGGGACCTCGTCCCGGCCATCGAGCTCGCCATCAGCCGGTTCTCCGAGCTGCAGGCACTCGAGGCCGAGGTCGCGGGGCTCACCGACCGCCTGGAGACGCGCAAGATCATCGACCGGGCGAAGGGCCTGCTGATGAGCAGGCAGGGCCTCACCGAGCCCGACGCCTTCCGCTGGATCCAGCGCACCGCGATGGACCGGCGCACCACGATGAAGGCGGTCGCGGAGGCCGTGGTGGAGAGCATCGGCCAACGTTAG